One Oceanithermus desulfurans DNA segment encodes these proteins:
- a CDS encoding phosphate/phosphite/phosphonate ABC transporter substrate-binding protein, with protein MDAHQLSASACPHDTAKNLPTWIEFFLVLGQVSGLEIGYAHAADFPEFYARFPEIDLVYANPLDALRIEDERGFVPVAMPDNYDEVVFVARKGSADGLADFADRPLGAVENQFATLLGCLLLDEAGVRNGEIRYYPSWGEVLAALRRGEIEHALLYKDFYDQLGELSLEGVRTVQVSDARRFAHVVMLAPERAGLRPQLLQGLLRLPEHPLGRLILADLRIGGFAPFDSTEPIRALLRC; from the coding sequence ATGGATGCACATCAGCTTTCCGCAAGCGCCTGCCCCCACGACACCGCCAAGAACCTGCCCACCTGGATCGAGTTCTTCCTGGTGCTGGGGCAGGTGAGCGGCCTCGAGATCGGCTACGCCCACGCCGCCGACTTCCCCGAGTTCTACGCGCGCTTCCCCGAGATCGACCTCGTCTACGCCAACCCTCTGGACGCCCTGCGCATCGAGGACGAACGGGGCTTCGTGCCGGTGGCCATGCCCGACAACTACGACGAGGTGGTCTTCGTCGCCCGCAAGGGGAGCGCGGACGGACTCGCGGACTTCGCGGACCGGCCCCTGGGCGCGGTGGAGAACCAGTTCGCCACCCTGCTCGGCTGCCTGCTCCTCGACGAGGCCGGCGTCCGCAACGGCGAGATCCGCTATTACCCTTCCTGGGGCGAGGTGCTCGCGGCGCTGCGGCGCGGCGAGATCGAGCACGCCCTGCTCTACAAGGACTTCTACGATCAACTCGGCGAGCTCTCGCTCGAGGGCGTGCGCACGGTTCAGGTCTCCGACGCGCGGCGCTTCGCCCACGTGGTGATGCTCGCCCCCGAACGGGCCGGGCTGCGCCCGCAGCTGCTGCAGGGCCTCCTGAGGCTGCCCGAACATCCGCTGGGGCGGCTCATCCTCGCCGACCTGCGCATCGGCGGCTTCGCCCCCTTCGACTCCACGGAGCCGATCCGGGCGCTGCTCAGGTGCTGA
- the phoU gene encoding phosphate signaling complex protein PhoU has translation MREALDRDLNRITEHFLRMVSLVREQLQQATAGLVEQDVERAKAAVRLDREVDALELEIENEVLAAIARHQPVARDLRFLATVLKALTDLERAGDYAAHVAEDALALAGEPPLKKYIVLGEMAERIETMLDLIAKAIAERDLQAAQRVLKIDDDVDDLYEQIVRELLTYMMEDPRTLSKALTLMRVARSYERLGDHLENIAERVFFWLTGKLEGADGS, from the coding sequence ATGCGTGAAGCGTTGGACCGTGACCTGAACCGGATTACCGAGCACTTCCTGCGCATGGTCAGCCTGGTGCGCGAGCAGCTGCAGCAGGCCACCGCCGGCCTGGTGGAGCAGGACGTGGAGCGCGCCAAGGCGGCCGTGCGGCTCGACCGCGAGGTGGACGCGCTGGAGCTCGAGATCGAGAACGAGGTGCTGGCGGCGATCGCCCGTCACCAGCCCGTCGCCCGTGACCTGCGCTTCTTGGCGACGGTGCTGAAGGCGCTCACCGACCTGGAGCGCGCCGGCGACTACGCCGCGCACGTGGCCGAGGACGCGCTGGCGCTCGCGGGGGAGCCGCCGCTGAAGAAGTACATCGTCCTCGGCGAGATGGCCGAGCGCATCGAGACGATGCTCGACCTGATCGCCAAGGCCATTGCCGAGCGCGACCTGCAGGCTGCGCAGCGGGTGCTCAAGATCGACGACGACGTCGACGACCTCTACGAGCAGATCGTGCGCGAGCTGCTGACCTACATGATGGAGGACCCCCGCACCCTCTCCAAGGCGCTCACCCTGATGCGCGTCGCCCGCAGCTACGAGCGCCTCGGCGACCACCTGGAGAACATTGCCGAGCGCGTCTTCTTCTGGCTGACCGGCAAGCTCGAGGGCGCGGACGGGTCCTGA
- a CDS encoding MBL fold metallo-hydrolase → MKLTTWGACGTVTGSCHLLEHQGFRLLLDCGMYQGEPKNDNYDPFGFDPREVDAVVLSHAHLDHVGRIPRLYRLGFEGRVYATAPTLKLIRPILEDALKLMKEDIKRARRKGLPVPELLWEEADVRTLLERSKPLPYYGARKIGPFRVTLRNAGHLPGSAFVEVQAGGRTLVFSGDLGNRRKETLPDPDYPRVADLVLSESTYGDRPHRPFQATLVEFAEVLAQTLDGGGKVVIPSFALERAQEILFYIRRFEAEGAIPSVPVYVDSPLTTRISEIYGEIQEAFSPLVQSFYRRGIDPFAPQKLRYTQSVDESKRLNFLEGPAIIIAGSGMLSGGRILHHLRHQLPDARNALVFVGYQPRGGLGHRIIEGAGEVRIHGHEVRVRAKVYSLGGFSGHAGRDELLDWLTAEPRIVLVHGEDPARASLARALRARGAKVTRARLGQRFEV, encoded by the coding sequence ATGAAACTGACCACCTGGGGCGCCTGCGGCACGGTCACCGGAAGCTGCCACCTGCTGGAACACCAGGGGTTCAGGCTGCTGCTCGACTGCGGCATGTACCAGGGGGAGCCGAAAAACGACAACTACGACCCCTTCGGCTTCGACCCGCGCGAGGTCGACGCCGTGGTGCTGAGCCACGCCCACCTGGACCACGTGGGGCGGATCCCGCGGCTCTACCGCCTGGGCTTCGAGGGCCGGGTCTACGCCACCGCGCCCACGCTGAAGCTGATCCGACCGATCCTCGAAGACGCGCTCAAGCTGATGAAGGAGGACATCAAGCGCGCCCGCCGCAAGGGCCTTCCGGTTCCCGAGCTGCTCTGGGAGGAGGCCGACGTGCGCACGCTGCTCGAGCGCAGCAAGCCGCTGCCCTACTACGGCGCACGCAAGATCGGGCCGTTCCGCGTCACCCTCAGAAACGCCGGCCACCTGCCCGGAAGCGCCTTCGTGGAGGTGCAGGCGGGGGGGCGCACCCTCGTCTTCTCGGGCGACCTGGGCAACCGCCGCAAGGAAACCCTGCCCGACCCCGACTACCCCCGGGTGGCCGACCTGGTCCTCAGCGAGTCCACCTACGGCGACCGCCCCCACCGGCCCTTCCAGGCCACCCTGGTCGAGTTCGCCGAGGTGCTGGCCCAGACCCTCGACGGCGGCGGGAAGGTGGTCATCCCCTCGTTTGCGCTCGAGCGCGCCCAGGAGATCCTCTTCTACATCCGCCGCTTCGAAGCCGAGGGCGCCATCCCCAGCGTGCCGGTCTACGTCGACAGTCCCCTCACCACCCGCATCAGCGAGATCTACGGCGAGATCCAGGAGGCCTTCAGCCCCCTGGTGCAGTCGTTCTACCGCCGCGGCATCGACCCCTTCGCGCCGCAGAAGCTGCGCTACACCCAGAGCGTGGACGAGTCGAAGCGGCTGAACTTCCTCGAAGGACCGGCGATCATCATCGCTGGCAGCGGCATGCTCTCGGGCGGCCGCATCCTGCACCACCTGCGCCACCAGCTGCCCGACGCCCGCAACGCCCTCGTCTTCGTCGGCTACCAGCCGCGCGGCGGTCTGGGGCACCGCATCATCGAGGGCGCGGGCGAGGTGCGGATCCACGGCCACGAGGTGCGGGTGCGGGCCAAGGTCTACTCGCTGGGCGGCTTCTCCGGACACGCCGGCCGCGACGAACTCCTCGACTGGCTCACCGCCGAGCCCCGCATCGTCCTGGTGCACGGCGAGGACCCGGCCCGCGCCAGCCTGGCGCGGGCGCTGCGCGCCCGCGGCGCCAAGGTGACCCGCGCCCGTCTGGGGCAGCGGTTCGAAGTCTGA
- a CDS encoding sensor histidine kinase, with amino-acid sequence MNPWRAAWEASEEGVVLFDGEQVRYLNPAAARLLDTDPERAAGRPAAFVLRHHRLLELQRGGGTASLTLHGRRVAARALGEALFLRDETEAARTREALEQERRYLAHEFRTPVAGLLALLEVLESGPAPEEGKRALALMREEAERLLRLVEGQGQARTPPWRLDELRPRLERLLPGARTLRWSTPHPVTAGRDPVFQVLLNLVENALRYGKPPVEVRTRAPAAGVVAVEVVDTGEPLADYERLFVPGGRGVHAAGVRGSGLGLALVRRIARGWGGEAYGRRLEEGNAFGVTVPEGEGEEDA; translated from the coding sequence GTGAACCCCTGGCGCGCGGCCTGGGAGGCGAGCGAGGAGGGGGTGGTCCTCTTCGACGGCGAGCAGGTGCGCTACCTGAACCCCGCGGCGGCGCGGCTGCTCGACACCGACCCGGAGCGCGCCGCCGGCCGCCCCGCCGCCTTCGTGCTGCGGCACCACCGGCTGCTCGAGCTGCAGCGCGGCGGCGGGACCGCCAGTCTGACCCTGCACGGCCGCCGGGTGGCGGCGCGCGCCCTGGGGGAGGCGCTCTTTCTGCGCGACGAGACCGAAGCGGCGCGTACGCGCGAGGCCCTGGAGCAGGAACGGCGTTACCTCGCCCACGAGTTCCGCACCCCGGTAGCGGGGCTGCTGGCGCTGTTGGAGGTGCTGGAATCCGGGCCCGCGCCCGAGGAGGGGAAGCGGGCGCTGGCGCTGATGCGCGAGGAGGCGGAGCGGCTGCTGCGCCTCGTCGAGGGGCAGGGCCAGGCGCGCACGCCCCCGTGGCGCCTCGACGAGTTGCGGCCGCGGCTCGAGCGGCTGCTGCCGGGGGCGCGCACCCTGCGCTGGTCCACCCCCCACCCGGTCACCGCGGGCCGCGACCCGGTCTTCCAGGTGCTGCTCAACCTCGTCGAGAATGCGCTGCGCTACGGAAAGCCGCCCGTCGAGGTGCGCACCCGGGCCCCCGCTGCGGGGGTGGTGGCCGTCGAGGTGGTGGACACCGGGGAGCCGCTCGCCGACTACGAGCGCCTCTTCGTACCCGGCGGGCGGGGCGTGCACGCCGCCGGCGTGCGCGGCAGCGGCCTGGGCCTGGCCCTGGTGCGCCGCATCGCGCGGGGCTGGGGCGGTGAGGCCTACGGCCGTAGGCTGGAAGAGGGCAACGCCTTCGGGGTGACCGTGCCCGAGGGGGAAGGGGAAGAGGATGCGTGA
- a CDS encoding response regulator transcription factor — MARVLLVEDEPSLRFALAHGLRQAGFSVLDAADAREGWARLDEADVVVLDRMLPDEDGLNFLARLRRTPRYERLPVLMLTARASERDRVEGLLGGADDYLTKPFSTAELAARLVALLRRSRGAEVLRRGELVVDTGRGRVTLGGREVGLTRREFDLLAFLAREPGRVYDRPTLLAQVWGEDFLGTLRTVDQHVAQLREKLGGRWIETVRGRGYRFTEVP; from the coding sequence ATGGCCCGGGTGCTGCTGGTCGAAGACGAGCCCAGCCTGCGCTTCGCCCTGGCGCACGGGTTGCGCCAGGCGGGGTTCAGCGTCCTCGACGCCGCCGACGCCCGCGAGGGCTGGGCGCGGCTCGACGAGGCCGACGTGGTCGTGCTCGACCGGATGCTGCCCGACGAGGACGGCCTGAACTTCCTGGCGCGCCTCCGCCGCACCCCCCGCTACGAGCGGCTGCCGGTGCTCATGCTGACCGCGCGCGCCAGCGAGCGCGACCGCGTGGAAGGGCTTTTGGGCGGCGCCGACGACTACCTGACCAAGCCCTTCTCCACCGCCGAGCTGGCGGCCCGGCTGGTGGCGCTCTTGCGCCGCAGCCGCGGCGCCGAGGTGCTGCGGCGCGGCGAGCTGGTGGTGGACACCGGGCGCGGCCGGGTGACGCTTGGGGGGCGGGAGGTGGGCCTGACGCGGCGCGAGTTCGACCTGCTCGCCTTCCTGGCGCGGGAGCCGGGCCGGGTCTACGACCGGCCGACGCTGCTCGCCCAGGTCTGGGGCGAGGACTTTCTGGGGACCCTGCGTACGGTCGACCAGCACGTGGCCCAGCTGCGCGAGAAGCTCGGCGGGCGTTGGATCGAGACCGTGCGCGGCCGGGGCTACCGCTTCACGGAGGTGCCGTGA